The window CACAGCAGAGGGGATGGGCTGAACAGGGTTAGAGGTGCTCTGTGTGTTATGGTCGTGTTTTCAGGCTGTGAAGTGTCTTCCCAAGAGAGGGAGCGTTACCTGAGAGCCAGGAAAAGGTGGAGAAACCCGTGGCAGTCACTGAGCGCCATCATGGGCCCTTTTACTGGAATACAGTGGAAACAGGCTGGATTTAGCAGGGGGCTGTTCCTGTAAactccaggagctgcacttcAAGGTGTTTGGAtgtctccagctctgttccacacaggctgagctccagcagaggcaggcagTGGAGGGCTGGTGTGCAGATGAAGCCATAAATCGAGGTGGTTAGCCAGGCTCTGCCCCGATCCAAACCCAAGGAGCCATCCCAGTTAAAGCCTGGAAGGACATCCCAGGAGTGCTTTGCACTATTGGACGTGGCTGTGACAAGCCCTGGACTGCCTGGATTCCCCCACTGAAATCTCTCAGCTCCCAGCTTGACTCTCTCTGTCtcactctttattttttttttttgccatgttgTCACTTGTGTGGCTGTTGACAAcctggttttgctttccctgctaGTGTtactggagagcagagctggtgcagtCCATGATCCCGGCAGATGTGTCCAGAAATGCAGTGCAGGGAGACTGCACAGCCAGGCCAGGACAGCTGCCAGCATGGACAAGCTTTTGCAGGGACAATGGGAGCACCTGGTCTTCATTTTaaggcagggttttttttaaaacacattttgcttCAGTTGATTCGGATTCGTTTCTCCAGCAAACACATCCAAACCAAGTGTACAAAATCTCCCACGCAAGGAGAATGCTGTGGATGAtgggaagaggctgcccagagaagctgtggctgcccctggatccctggaagtgtccaaggccaggctggatggggtttggagcaatcTGAGGTAGTGGAaggtccctgccatggcaggagttgggaatgggatgagctcTAAGGTCCCACTCCAACCATTCCACAACTCCATGACTCTGATCCAATCTCCTCCTCAGAAGCAAAAGCTCTGGAGACAAACTGGGGTGCTCCTCAGCGCTGGGACGCAGCAGGGCTGAGAAGGAAGGCTGGCTTTGCGCTGCGGCACCACTTCCTCCCCGAGGATCCAGCTGGAACAAATCTGCGCCGCTGCCTTCGCTCATCCCGcctggggaggctcagggtgggctCGGGGTGGGGtttctctctgctcccagcacacaTGGGCCGGGGAAGCGAGGGTTTCCTGGGGCAAAGGCTTCTCTGAGGAAACCTGCTGCTGCAATCAGAGCCTCGCGTGTGCGTGCGCTGCCCTGGGACCGCTGCCAGCGACGCCGAGGTGGCCGGGGAGGTTTGGCTGAGAGCATCCAAGGAGAGGtcctggggaagcagagggaggcCAGAGCCCGTCCTGGCACAAGTGgcagcagctgtttctgtgcGTGTCTGGGCTGGGTCCCTGCCTTCCACCTCCCCTTCCCTTGCTCAGAGATGGTTTCCAGGCCTGGAATGCCCGTTTGGGCACCGGGAAAAGCACGACGAATTCGTTGGAGAGGTGGTTGGAAGAGCAGGGCTCGGTGAGAAGGCTGATTTCTGTCCTGGGGTGGGCGGCTCGCGGCGCCGGGGGTGCGGCGTGCACGGCTGGCTCTCACCCACACATCTGCAGCGCAGCTTCCCAGGCAGGCGTGGCAAGGAAAGCTTCGGTGGGCACTTGGGGAGGAACgggcagcagctggcagtgcccggccctgggagcacaggggaGTGTCCGGGGCACACCCTCAGCCACTGCCCAGCTCCCCCAAGAGAAATCACAGCTATTTGTTGGGTAAAACCCACCTTTGGGCAGCTGGGTAATTAAAAACCCCCCAAgcagtccctgcccagcaccctGAGGTGTTTGCCCTGCGTGCGGAGGTGGCAGTGTGGGATCCCCAGCAGCACGCAGAGACTCAGAAGGGTTTTCTGAGCCGGCTCCTCTCACACGTTCCTCTCACTTGCTGAAGGGGAGGTTGCTGTGGGTCCATCCAGGATTGCTCctcaggcagggagctgggctgcccCGAGGCCAGGCCAAATAACCCCGGAGCAGAGGGGCCAGGCTCTCCCttgtgtcctgctcctgctcctccatccctggCTGCAGATCGCTGGAATATCTGCCAGCCAGTCCTCTGGCTGCTTCCTCAGGGCTGTTGTGtgcagctgttttttttttttttttttttttaatttgacttcgcaaaattttgcattttatcaGTGAGGAGGATGGAGTCTGGAACTCAGAGCTGGTGGCCGGGCTTGGCCACTGACCTGCTGGCCGAACTGCCAGGTGCCTCCAGCCAGGGCTCCAGCGCTGGCACAAATGGCAGGGATGGCAGAGCACGGGGCTGTCTCTTTAAGGCAGAAACGCGAACTCTCTGGCTGCCACTTTGTGGAGTTTAGCCCAGATCGCCGCTTTCATTAGCGCTTCATTtcatctcctcctctccccccccagccccacctccTGGAGCGGCGTTTCTGCATCCTTTGCGTGcatccacagcagcaggtgAAAGTCGCGCTGGCACCTGCACACACCCACTCTCACACCTCCCTGCGGGCCGGACGCTCCTCTGCGGCGGGAGAGATCCCTTCCACGCTCCGCATCTTCCTCCTCCCGGGCGGGCTCGGCTGGGAGCATCCCGCTCCTCGCCCGAGGCCGCTCTGCCGCTCCTGAcggctccagctgcagcagcggcagcgcggGGCACGGAGGAGCCCtgggacagagccctgcagggagccgGAGCATCCCCAGCATCCGGAGCATCCCAAGCGTCCAGGGTATCCTGGGtacagagcagccctggcatCTGGAATATCCTGGGATGCGGAGCAGCCCCGGCATCCGGAATATCCTGAGGGCAGAGCATCCAGGGCATGTCGGTGTTGTGTTATTCCCCGGTCCGGAGCATCCAGAGCATCAGAGTCTCCGGAGCATCCTGCCGCCCCTGGCGTCTTGAGAACCCCGGGACCCAGCTCGTTCCCAGCATCCAGAAGCAGCATCCAGGGACATCCCGGAGCAGGGGGATTTAcaggcaccaggagctgctgtgagtAATGGGGAGGGATCCTTGGTCCTGCTGATCGGCTCCTGGGAATGTCACTCTGCCCCGAGTGCCAGTGAAGAGAGAGActgggggaagagagggagaggaggaggagaagggaagggaggacgGACACGGAGCAGAGGATGATGATCGTCCCTCCCCGGCTCCGGCGATGATCACGTAGCACAGGCCACGCCGGAGAAGatccccagagccagccctgcccccgGCTCCTCATGGAGGGCGGCCTGGGCTCCCCCAATGCCAGCGTGCTGGGGGAGCACTCCCTGCTCGCGGGCAGCAGCTGGCTGGCCGCCTTCCTCTGCTTCATCATCCTGCTGACCACGGCGGGCaacttcctcctcatcctcctcatcgTCACGCAGCGCTCCCTCCGCAACACCTCCAACTACTTCCTGGTGTCCCTCTTCATGTCGGACCTGATGGTGGGGCTGGTGGTGATGCCCCCGGCCATGCTCAACCAGCTCTACGGCCGCTGGGTGCTGCGGGGCGacctctgctccctctgggcCTCCTTCGACGTCATGTGCTGCAGCGCCTCCATCCTCAACCTCTGCGTCATCAGCCTGGACCGCTACCTGCTCATCACGTCCCCGCTCAGGTACAAGCTGCGCATGACGTCCTGCAGGGCCCTGGCGCTCATCCTGGCCGCCTGGACCTTGGCCGCGCTGGCCTCCTTCCTGCCCATCAAGATGGGCTGGCACCAGCTGGAGTCGGAGGTTCGGGCCCTGAACGTCACCGGCCGGGGGGACGAGGAGCAGTGCCGGCTGCTGGTCAGCCTGCCCTACGCCCTGGTGGCCTCCTGCCTCACCTTCTTCCTGCCCTCGGCCGCCATCTCCTTCACCTACTGCCGCATCCTGCTGGCGGCGCGCAAGCAGGCCGTGCAGGTGGCGTCCCTCGCCTCCAACGTGGCCACCACCGACGAGGCCGCGCCACAGGTGAGGTGCCCGCAGGGACGGCGCTCTGGCAGACCCCACGGTCCGGGTGCCtgggctgcctctgcctcccGGACGGCCTCGGGGTTGGAGACAGCTTTGGTAACGAAGGGAGGGAGATTTCGGGCAACATCCGCCTCGCTGACGTCCTCTGAGGTGGCCCGTGTCTTGTCCCGGCAATGGAGAGCTCTGAAGCTGCTCGTGAGCGCAGAAATAGCGCGAGCAGAAGTAGAGAAATAAATAAGATGCGGGCAAAGATGCTCAGCGGCGCAAAATAAACGCTGCTTCGctccccccccacctccccggCTCGGCTGGCGTCATCCCCGAGGGGTTTCAATCTTATCTGACTTTCCACTCGTAAATCTCGGCCGTGGTGGGTGTGAGACGCACGGGGGAGAAGGATTTTAGCTAAATAGCAAATGCCAGATTCCCAAGAGCACCCTATTTTGAACAGAAGCTTCTATTTTTGTCACCTGCTCTATAACAGGAGCTGCCAAACCCCTCCTCGTGCGCTCGCCGGTGGAACCGGAGTGTGTGGGTTTTATAACAAAAACGTGGCTGCACTTGTTTGTATTTCTCCAGGAGAAGGTAATTGCCACTAAATCTAACAGCTTTAATTCCCTGTAATAGGCTTTATTGACCTCATATCCTACAGGGAAAAGGCAAACTTAATTGCCTTTAAATACTTTGATTTGGTTTGCTCTCTCcaagagcagagccaggactCCGGCCAGCTCCCCCACACGTGATAAGCTGCACCAGACGgccaaaaggaaaaggggaattaAAGAATAAACAGACTATATCATAAAACAAACAGAGTTTGTTTTCTCGCAGTATGCCAGGTTTTTGGACTCCATAAACAGAGTCAGGGGATGTTCAGGGGCTTTGCTGTGCCATGGAAGAGTGGCATCCATCCCCCTGTCATTCAGCTGAGGCCCAAAAGGTTCCTTGAAGCCCCTGAAAATGGCTGAGGAACAAGTCAGAGAACCCTCAAATTTCATCTTTTAACCTTTTTCACCTTCATTTTAGACATTTGTGTTCTCTTTTTGGGCCAGAAGCTGAGTTGCAACAAGTCATCATTTAATTACAGGGGAGGGCTGAGATAATCACTTAAGTTCAGATtgcaggaggggatggaggcCTGGCTTATGGCATCTGgaagctgaaatatttaatgtcCTCCTTTTAAAACCATAATTAGCTTGGTGCCGTaatcagcagctggagctgcctgttTAGGGCAGGCTTTATCCTCACATGGACTGAGCTGGGTTTCTTCTCTAACGACAATCACCCTATTTTACAGTAAATAATATCACACTCTCTGTGTTGAGGGTTTCTGTTGCTTCCCCTTCCTGATCTGTGCTTCAGGATTTGTGGCgtgtgcccagctcctgcccctcggAGAAGGGAGTTACTGGCAGGGTTTTTGCAGGATCTGGAGCAGCaaatgccactttttttttgggCAGAGGCCAATGCTGGTGCTGGGGAGAGCTGCCCACCACTCCCTGTCTCTGCCTGCAGGTCCCACGCGCCCCGAGCCAGCTCCTGGCCGGCAATGAGAGCAGGAGGTTCACCAACAAGCACAGCAAGAAGGCTCTGAAGGCCAGCCTGACCCTGGGCATCCTCCTGGGCATGTTCTTCGTGGCCTGGCTGCCCTTCTTCGTCACCAATGTGGCACAGGTAAGAGCCTGTGGGTGCTTTATGTGGGCACTTCCAGAAGTTTTCCCTTTGGAATCTAGCTGGGTTCAGTTGGAGGCACCTGAAGGTCTTGCTGGACCTCCGGGACCAAGGATGCAATTTCCCAGGGAgcaacagcaaggaaaaaacaaacccttcaAAAGGGATTTGAAGGTTTCCTTTGAAGGGAATGTCGGTTCCCgtgggctggggctgaggtGGGAGGCTGCTgatccctgctctgtccccccAGGCAGTCTGTGGCTGCGTCCCGGCCGGATTCTTCGACGTGCTCACCTGGCTGGGCTACTGCAACAGCACCATGAACCCCATCATCTACCCGCTCTTCATGAGGGACTTCAAGAGAGCCATGGGCaaattcctgccctgctgccggCGCCCGGCGGAGCC is drawn from Hirundo rustica isolate bHirRus1 chromosome 22, bHirRus1.pri.v3, whole genome shotgun sequence and contains these coding sequences:
- the HTR6 gene encoding 5-hydroxytryptamine receptor 6, yielding MEGGLGSPNASVLGEHSLLAGSSWLAAFLCFIILLTTAGNFLLILLIVTQRSLRNTSNYFLVSLFMSDLMVGLVVMPPAMLNQLYGRWVLRGDLCSLWASFDVMCCSASILNLCVISLDRYLLITSPLRYKLRMTSCRALALILAAWTLAALASFLPIKMGWHQLESEVRALNVTGRGDEEQCRLLVSLPYALVASCLTFFLPSAAISFTYCRILLAARKQAVQVASLASNVATTDEAAPQVPRAPSQLLAGNESRRFTNKHSKKALKASLTLGILLGMFFVAWLPFFVTNVAQAVCGCVPAGFFDVLTWLGYCNSTMNPIIYPLFMRDFKRAMGKFLPCCRRPAEPRPSAISMSMRNSHSGPRAAASLKNVLTLQAETDSADSGAPGSERRLLPARPGAGARSSGLWDAEPPDTELGTAVA